From the genome of Solidesulfovibrio carbinolicus, one region includes:
- a CDS encoding oligosaccharide flippase family protein: MSRALTKALSSQWAATLYAAAVSVGLTFLLGRVLGPAGFGEYSYLLTLGSLFAILQDGGFSTLVFRETAKAGLSPVPGRPSLLSLALGHLLAVTLLGLCLIPLFPHGQRLPLGAAVVYYALFCASSLVSSELKGHNNFAAEALWRAVVRTATALAAGAALLFPSPGPLAVFAGLAVGQLLALATPYARPLLTRPKIGLYRDVYAPCAAFLCISAATTIYFRCDIVLLKFLTGDDATVGNYAAAYRLIEGVIMLATPLAHVFFRKLRVSLDDQGAFGRSFRLMLGVMIALAVAATIGGLILGPFILRLAFGDKYAAAEPLLAWLLASLPFILPNYVLTQGLVALGRERYYAVVTIIAAVLNIALNFLFIPLLAAKGAALATVATEAALCAGLGWAFVKWGFTKR; the protein is encoded by the coding sequence GTGAGCCGCGCCCTGACCAAGGCGCTTAGCAGCCAGTGGGCGGCCACCCTCTACGCCGCCGCCGTGTCCGTGGGGCTGACCTTCCTGCTCGGCCGCGTCCTGGGTCCGGCCGGGTTCGGCGAATACTCCTACCTCCTCACCCTGGGGTCGCTTTTCGCCATCCTGCAGGACGGCGGCTTTTCCACCCTGGTCTTTCGCGAAACGGCCAAGGCCGGCCTGTCCCCTGTTCCGGGTCGGCCGTCGCTTTTGTCCCTGGCCTTGGGTCACCTGTTGGCCGTGACGCTGCTCGGGCTTTGCCTGATCCCGCTTTTCCCGCACGGGCAACGCCTGCCCCTGGGCGCGGCCGTGGTCTACTACGCCCTGTTTTGCGCTTCTTCGCTGGTCTCCTCCGAACTCAAGGGTCACAACAATTTCGCCGCCGAGGCCTTGTGGCGGGCCGTGGTGCGCACGGCCACGGCCCTGGCCGCCGGGGCCGCCCTGCTTTTCCCCTCGCCCGGCCCCCTGGCCGTCTTCGCCGGTCTGGCCGTGGGCCAGCTGTTGGCCCTGGCCACGCCCTACGCCCGACCGCTGCTGACGCGGCCCAAAATCGGCCTGTACCGCGACGTCTACGCCCCCTGCGCCGCGTTTTTGTGCATCTCGGCCGCCACCACCATCTATTTCCGCTGCGACATCGTGCTGCTCAAGTTCCTCACCGGCGATGACGCCACCGTCGGCAACTACGCCGCCGCTTACCGCCTCATCGAAGGCGTCATCATGCTGGCCACGCCCCTGGCCCACGTGTTTTTCCGCAAGCTGCGCGTGAGCCTCGACGACCAGGGCGCCTTTGGCCGCTCCTTTCGCCTCATGCTCGGCGTCATGATCGCCCTGGCCGTCGCCGCGACCATAGGCGGCCTCATCCTTGGCCCGTTTATCCTGCGTCTGGCCTTTGGCGACAAATACGCCGCCGCCGAGCCGCTTCTGGCTTGGCTGCTGGCCTCGCTACCCTTTATCCTGCCCAACTACGTCCTGACCCAGGGTCTTGTAGCCCTTGGCCGCGAGCGCTACTACGCCGTGGTCACCATCATTGCCGCCGTGCTCAACATCGCCCTCAATTTCCTGTTTATTCCACTGCTTGCCGCCAAGGGCGCGGCCCTGGCCACTGTGGCCACCGAAGCCGCCCTGTGCGCCGGCCTCGGCTGGGCCTTCGTGAAGTGGGGATTCACGAAGAGATAA
- a CDS encoding phosphotransferase family protein has product MRKGTEKKPAITIRPEALERFLAQAFGPDARLAGACEMGVDDQGMKEFGYGKPVCLKFEAGGELRRGVLSIMRGDKYGHQFYWDRAAILMFQHATSGEMEKHVRPMALGYFDEDDNLVPVSRPREFFIVTEKAPGYDYYLDLARIQKTGLEAKDLAMAREFARWLARVHSAKKDDADLYLRRIRNLIGASECIFGLVDAYPYPYELFAPERFCALEKRVIDWRWKLRAFTHRLSDVHGDFHPWNVLIQEEGETRDFAVLDRSRGQWGEPADDVATMSLNFVLFGLYGGARLGGDFERLYRTFWETYLERTNDAEMLAVIAPFYVFRGLVVASPQWYPGHPEAVRQGLLRFLENVLEDDRFDWANFNRYMD; this is encoded by the coding sequence ATGCGTAAAGGAACCGAAAAAAAACCAGCCATCACCATACGGCCGGAGGCGTTGGAGCGTTTCCTCGCCCAGGCTTTCGGGCCTGACGCGCGCCTGGCCGGAGCCTGCGAAATGGGCGTGGACGACCAGGGCATGAAGGAATTCGGCTACGGCAAGCCGGTGTGCCTGAAGTTCGAAGCCGGCGGCGAACTGCGCCGGGGCGTGCTGTCCATCATGCGCGGCGACAAGTACGGCCACCAGTTCTACTGGGACCGGGCCGCCATCCTCATGTTCCAGCATGCCACTTCCGGAGAGATGGAAAAGCATGTGCGCCCCATGGCCCTGGGCTATTTCGACGAGGACGACAACCTCGTGCCCGTGTCCCGGCCCCGGGAATTTTTCATCGTCACCGAGAAGGCCCCGGGCTACGATTATTATCTGGATTTGGCCCGCATCCAAAAGACCGGCCTGGAGGCCAAGGATCTGGCCATGGCCCGGGAGTTCGCCCGCTGGCTGGCCCGGGTGCACAGCGCCAAGAAGGACGACGCCGACCTCTATCTGCGCCGCATCCGCAATTTGATCGGCGCGTCGGAGTGCATCTTCGGCCTTGTGGACGCCTATCCCTATCCCTACGAGCTGTTTGCGCCCGAGCGTTTTTGCGCCCTGGAAAAACGCGTCATTGACTGGCGCTGGAAGCTTCGGGCCTTCACCCACCGCTTAAGCGACGTTCACGGCGACTTCCACCCCTGGAACGTGCTCATTCAGGAAGAGGGGGAGACGCGCGATTTCGCCGTGCTGGACCGCAGCCGGGGCCAATGGGGCGAACCGGCCGACGACGTGGCCACCATGAGCCTCAATTTCGTGCTCTTTGGCCTCTACGGCGGCGCGCGCCTTGGTGGCGACTTCGAACGGCTCTACCGGACCTTCTGGGAGACCTATCTGGAGCGCACCAACGACGCCGAAATGCTTGCCGTCATCGCGCCGTTCTACGTTTTCCGGGGGCTGGTGGTGGCCTCGCCCCAGTGGTATCCCGGCCATCCCGAGGCTGTGCGCCAGGGGTTGTTGCGTTTTCTCGAAAACGTGCTGGAAGACGACCGCTTCGACTGGGCCAACTTCAACCGCTATATGGACTGA
- a CDS encoding glycosyltransferase family 39 protein produces MPTTDNRRLYWLLLAVLLVAAVCLRLLHLGDPSLWWDEFITLGTALLPVKRMLHTLSVIGPSDFGGEFFPPLYHLITRAVLTVTHDDTALRGISVVAGTATVAVMYGFVGELFTRRAGLFAAALTTFCVYHIHYSRELRPYSLFTLLGLLSLWTLYRALNRGGLANYVAYAAATTAMCYSSSMGTTNIGAQGLFTAYYLLRGLVSRELTPRRALHKGLALAACVGVVGLCFLPWLPAYRNIFALLRQEKSPGIPEGFVVSVLTEFFAYAAPKRGLPWLPLALASLGGLGVALAKPRLRPGLVLLAFFAFMPVAAFLLAGTQLEISSRYVFNAFFALLALAGLGLDAGLNRIADYVGLTPSRRALTLPLAGLGCCLLLCAMDLSTLPSYYRRETSYNKELADYLAWNKNNVDYLFLQSNRNPKLITNWYLPSVYKTLAQYQPKGYKRAYHVIQSDLNPAMKPFPMHKVARFMDSAVYRLGLVSAAPVVLFPDAAGNAVYADTFDDYRFYADCEEADNIAPESRYHTLTHYDYERPGHVLYRFVAAPGTAYAAGRLSLDFSAIFLEGIPSDSRVTIALAVGDGPLVPLETLTGDAFLGPDGKLVAPNYEKRRFIHRDYPLSQAITGASTLRLRIDYGPVANPGVIEVNGLELAATLTGRPANADPAQSALERVAANNALAAWRPGQTRLDAALYAFPTRPGIPQGPANPADALPGFLAEHPSLEPVFAIPGPDGKPAYVLYDPALARPFLPLAADRPERLLENDAAPTEFASLKLTGALNRPKLAVAGRGLDIGVLAPSPSTLLLTRSGLGVLRFEPSFAREAEALAAFPLAYNIRKNADEDCLACRDAAPCSLTVPLSSAYPITALRILSYPRIFADKAGKNRLTVAFSEDGAKFTTLDTLASNRSGHWEGLMVRRISVLRFTKPIHNGFVRFDFSGPGVQLWSRDDTPMRIEAVLDTSAFTGLPAPAGSFAVELLHNGGQPLSLFLTPELLPYRPDLQDNY; encoded by the coding sequence ATGCCGACTACTGACAACCGCCGCCTGTATTGGCTCCTTCTGGCCGTCCTGCTGGTCGCGGCCGTTTGCCTGCGCCTGCTCCATCTGGGCGATCCGTCCTTGTGGTGGGACGAGTTCATTACTCTTGGCACGGCCCTGCTGCCGGTCAAACGGATGCTCCATACCCTCTCCGTCATCGGCCCATCGGATTTCGGGGGCGAGTTTTTTCCGCCGCTCTACCACCTGATCACCCGGGCCGTGCTGACCGTCACCCACGACGACACGGCTCTGCGCGGCATCAGCGTCGTGGCCGGCACGGCCACCGTGGCCGTGATGTACGGCTTTGTCGGCGAACTCTTCACCCGCCGGGCGGGCCTTTTCGCCGCCGCCCTGACCACCTTTTGCGTCTACCACATCCACTATTCGCGGGAACTTCGCCCCTACAGCCTCTTTACGCTGCTGGGCCTGCTGTCGCTGTGGACGCTTTACCGCGCCCTTAATCGGGGAGGGCTGGCCAACTACGTCGCCTACGCCGCCGCCACCACGGCTATGTGCTACAGTTCGTCCATGGGCACCACCAACATCGGTGCGCAGGGGCTTTTCACCGCCTATTATCTCCTGCGAGGCCTCGTTTCCCGCGAGCTGACCCCGCGCCGGGCCCTCCACAAAGGGCTGGCCCTGGCCGCCTGCGTGGGCGTGGTCGGGCTGTGCTTCCTGCCCTGGCTGCCGGCCTACCGCAACATCTTCGCCTTGCTGCGCCAGGAAAAATCCCCGGGCATCCCGGAGGGGTTTGTCGTCAGCGTGTTGACCGAATTCTTCGCCTATGCCGCGCCCAAGCGGGGCTTGCCCTGGCTGCCTCTAGCGCTCGCCAGTCTTGGCGGGCTGGGCGTTGCCTTGGCCAAACCCCGCCTGCGGCCGGGCCTCGTCTTACTGGCCTTTTTTGCGTTTATGCCCGTGGCCGCCTTTCTGCTGGCCGGCACCCAGCTCGAAATCAGCTCGCGCTACGTGTTCAACGCCTTTTTCGCTCTGCTCGCCCTGGCCGGGCTTGGCCTGGACGCCGGCCTGAACAGGATCGCCGATTATGTCGGCCTTACGCCGTCACGGCGCGCCCTGACCCTGCCCCTGGCCGGTCTCGGCTGCTGTCTGCTCCTTTGCGCCATGGATCTCTCCACCCTGCCGTCCTATTACCGCCGCGAGACGTCATACAACAAGGAACTGGCCGACTATCTGGCCTGGAACAAGAACAACGTCGACTATCTTTTTCTGCAAAGCAACAGGAACCCCAAGCTCATTACCAACTGGTACCTGCCCAGCGTCTACAAGACCCTGGCCCAGTATCAGCCCAAGGGCTACAAGCGGGCCTACCACGTCATCCAGAGCGACTTGAATCCGGCCATGAAACCCTTTCCCATGCACAAGGTCGCCCGGTTCATGGATTCCGCCGTCTACCGTCTGGGGCTTGTGAGCGCCGCCCCGGTGGTGCTTTTCCCGGACGCGGCCGGAAACGCCGTCTATGCCGACACATTCGACGACTACCGCTTTTACGCCGATTGCGAGGAAGCCGACAACATCGCCCCGGAAAGCCGCTACCACACGCTCACCCACTACGATTACGAGCGCCCGGGCCACGTCCTCTACCGTTTCGTCGCCGCCCCGGGCACGGCCTACGCCGCCGGCCGGCTGTCCCTCGACTTCTCGGCCATTTTCCTGGAGGGCATCCCGTCCGATTCCCGGGTGACCATCGCCCTGGCCGTCGGCGACGGCCCCTTGGTCCCCCTGGAGACCCTGACCGGCGACGCTTTCCTCGGGCCCGACGGCAAGCTCGTTGCGCCCAACTACGAAAAACGCCGTTTCATCCACCGCGACTATCCCCTGTCCCAGGCCATTACCGGCGCGTCAACCCTGCGCCTTCGCATCGACTACGGCCCGGTGGCCAATCCCGGCGTCATTGAGGTCAACGGCCTGGAACTGGCCGCCACCCTGACCGGCCGCCCGGCCAACGCCGATCCGGCCCAAAGTGCTTTGGAGCGCGTGGCCGCCAACAACGCCCTGGCGGCCTGGAGGCCCGGACAGACCCGTCTGGACGCCGCGCTCTACGCCTTCCCGACCCGGCCGGGCATCCCCCAGGGACCGGCCAATCCGGCCGACGCCCTGCCCGGCTTCCTGGCCGAACACCCCAGCCTCGAACCGGTTTTCGCCATCCCCGGACCGGACGGCAAGCCGGCCTACGTCCTCTACGATCCGGCCCTGGCCCGGCCCTTCCTCCCTCTGGCCGCGGATCGACCGGAACGCCTCCTGGAAAATGACGCCGCACCGACGGAATTCGCCTCCCTCAAGCTCACGGGCGCGCTCAACCGGCCAAAGCTCGCCGTGGCCGGGCGCGGCCTGGACATCGGCGTCCTGGCTCCGTCGCCCTCGACGCTGCTCTTGACGCGCTCGGGCCTCGGCGTGTTGCGCTTCGAGCCGAGCTTTGCCCGGGAAGCCGAAGCCCTGGCCGCCTTTCCCCTGGCCTACAACATCCGCAAAAACGCCGACGAGGACTGCCTGGCCTGCCGCGACGCCGCGCCCTGTTCGCTGACCGTGCCGCTGAGTTCGGCCTATCCCATCACGGCACTGCGCATCCTGTCCTACCCGCGCATCTTCGCCGACAAGGCCGGCAAGAACCGGCTGACCGTGGCCTTTTCCGAAGACGGCGCGAAGTTTACAACGCTCGATACCCTGGCCAGCAACCGCAGCGGCCACTGGGAAGGCCTCATGGTACGCCGGATTTCCGTCCTGCGTTTCACAAAGCCCATCCACAACGGTTTCGTGCGCTTCGATTTTTCCGGCCCGGGCGTGCAACTGTGGTCGCGAGACGACACACCCATGCGCATCGAGGCTGTCCTGGACACGTCCGCCTTCACCGGCCTGCCGGCCCCGGCCGGCTCCTTTGCCGTCGAACTGCTCCATAACGGCGGCCAGCCGCTTTCCCTTTTCCTCACGCCCGAACTCCTGCCCTACCGGCCGGACCTCCAGGACAATTACTAA
- the gatA gene encoding Asp-tRNA(Asn)/Glu-tRNA(Gln) amidotransferase subunit GatA — protein sequence MSDITTLSLTEVRDKLARKELSAVEATSACLARIEATEPKIHALLHYDAEAALAAAKGLDAAGPNSDQRLWGVPVLIKDAICVKDAPTTCGSKILQNFTPFYDASCIEKMRAAGAVILGKANMDEFAMGSSTENSAYKVTANPWNLGKVPGGSSGGSAAAVAAGQCFAALGTDTGGSIRQPAAFCGTVGIKPTYGRVSRYGLVAYGSSLDQIGPLTRTADDAAAVLGVIAGHDPKDSTCAPRDVPDFEAALAGAADLAGLTIGLPDEYWGEGVDAEVRDACRAAVDTAKSLGANVVPVSLPHTPYAVATYYIVAMAEASSNLARFDGVRYGYRAPEAQSLEELYELSRSKGFGPEVQRRIVIGAYVLSAGYYDAYYRKAAQVRRLIRQDFLTAFEKCDVICGPTSPFAAFTIGQMSDDPLQMYLSDIFTISLNLAGLPGLSMPVGLGAASAMPIGMQLFGRAFDEATILRTAKVLGNALPLLPRPAAV from the coding sequence ATGTCCGACATCACGACCCTGTCCCTGACCGAAGTACGCGACAAGCTCGCCCGCAAGGAACTCTCCGCCGTCGAGGCCACCAGCGCCTGCCTTGCCCGTATCGAGGCCACCGAGCCGAAAATACACGCGCTGCTCCACTACGACGCCGAGGCGGCTCTCGCTGCCGCCAAGGGCCTGGACGCCGCCGGCCCCAATTCCGACCAGCGCCTGTGGGGCGTGCCCGTCCTTATCAAGGACGCCATCTGCGTCAAAGACGCGCCCACCACCTGCGGTTCCAAGATCCTGCAAAATTTCACGCCCTTCTACGACGCCTCCTGCATCGAGAAAATGCGCGCCGCCGGTGCCGTGATCCTGGGCAAGGCCAACATGGATGAATTCGCCATGGGGTCGTCCACGGAAAATTCCGCCTACAAGGTCACGGCCAACCCCTGGAACCTGGGCAAGGTGCCCGGCGGTTCCAGCGGCGGGTCCGCCGCCGCCGTGGCCGCCGGCCAGTGCTTCGCCGCCCTGGGCACCGACACCGGCGGCTCCATCCGCCAGCCCGCCGCCTTTTGCGGCACCGTCGGCATCAAGCCCACCTACGGCCGCGTCTCCCGCTACGGACTGGTGGCCTACGGCTCCAGCCTCGACCAGATCGGCCCCCTGACCCGCACCGCCGACGACGCCGCCGCCGTCCTCGGCGTCATCGCCGGCCACGATCCCAAGGACTCCACCTGCGCCCCCCGCGACGTGCCCGACTTCGAGGCCGCCCTGGCCGGTGCGGCTGATCTGGCCGGGCTGACCATCGGCCTGCCCGACGAATACTGGGGCGAAGGCGTGGACGCCGAAGTGCGCGACGCCTGCCGGGCCGCCGTGGATACGGCCAAATCCCTGGGCGCGAATGTCGTGCCCGTGTCGCTGCCCCACACGCCCTACGCCGTGGCCACCTACTACATCGTGGCCATGGCCGAAGCCTCCTCCAACCTCGCCCGCTTCGACGGCGTGCGCTACGGTTACCGCGCCCCCGAAGCCCAGTCCCTGGAGGAACTCTACGAACTCTCGCGCTCCAAGGGCTTTGGGCCCGAAGTCCAGCGCCGCATCGTGATCGGCGCCTACGTCCTCTCGGCCGGCTACTACGATGCCTACTACCGCAAGGCCGCCCAGGTCCGACGCCTCATCCGCCAGGATTTCCTCACCGCCTTCGAAAAATGCGACGTCATCTGCGGCCCCACCTCGCCCTTCGCCGCCTTCACCATCGGCCAGATGAGCGACGATCCGCTGCAGATGTATTTGAGCGACATCTTCACGATTTCCCTGAACCTCGCCGGCCTGCCCGGCCTATCCATGCCCGTGGGACTGGGCGCTGCCTCGGCCATGCCCATCGGGATGCAGCTCTTTGGCCGCGCCTTCGATGAAGCCACCATCCTGCGCACGGCCAAGGTCCTCGGCAACGCGCTGCCACTGCTGCCCAGGCCGGCGGCGGTGTAA
- the mnmA gene encoding tRNA 2-thiouridine(34) synthase MnmA, translated as MRIAVAVSGGSDSLLALGLLRAAGHDVAALHAHFLPPGDKALALAEAIDAQCRALGIPFAAVDLSREFRDRVIDPFAAAYAAGRTPNPCAACNRDMKFGLLLDAALAQGAEAIATGHFARIKQTPTGPALFRGADDSRDQSYFLSLVPQHALARAVFPLAGRHKAEHPAALAALGLTPPLPSESREICFVPGDDYRAFLKDQGFPLSGPGPIVLADGKRLGTHQGLWRHTIGQRKGLGIAYSEPLYVIDKDPVANALIVGVKAALAATLCRTGPANCLVPPEHWPEAVLAQTCYRMKPRPAAARLTADGGLDIIFAEPVARPTPGQVAVLYDAHGRVLAGGEIIAAPGLVIPENLG; from the coding sequence ATGCGCATAGCCGTCGCCGTTTCCGGCGGGTCGGACAGCCTGCTCGCCCTGGGTCTCCTGCGCGCCGCCGGCCACGACGTCGCCGCCCTGCACGCCCATTTCCTGCCGCCGGGCGACAAGGCCTTGGCCCTGGCCGAGGCCATCGACGCCCAGTGCCGCGCCCTTGGCATACCCTTTGCCGCCGTCGATCTGTCGCGGGAGTTTCGCGACCGGGTCATCGATCCCTTTGCCGCCGCCTACGCCGCCGGGCGCACGCCCAACCCTTGCGCCGCCTGCAACCGTGACATGAAGTTCGGCCTGCTCCTGGACGCCGCCCTGGCCCAGGGAGCCGAGGCCATCGCCACCGGCCACTTCGCCCGCATCAAACAGACGCCGACCGGGCCGGCCCTTTTTCGCGGCGCGGACGACAGCCGCGACCAGAGCTATTTTTTGAGCCTCGTGCCGCAACATGCCCTGGCCCGGGCCGTCTTTCCCCTGGCCGGCCGGCACAAGGCCGAACACCCGGCCGCCCTGGCCGCCCTTGGACTGACCCCGCCGCTGCCCAGCGAATCCCGCGAAATCTGCTTCGTTCCCGGCGACGACTACCGCGCGTTTCTGAAGGATCAGGGCTTCCCCCTGTCCGGCCCCGGCCCCATCGTCCTGGCCGACGGCAAGCGCCTGGGCACCCATCAGGGGCTCTGGCGGCACACCATCGGCCAACGCAAGGGCCTGGGCATCGCCTACAGCGAACCGCTCTACGTCATCGACAAGGATCCGGTCGCCAACGCGCTTATTGTCGGCGTCAAGGCCGCGCTGGCCGCGACGCTCTGCCGCACCGGCCCGGCCAATTGCCTCGTGCCGCCGGAGCACTGGCCCGAAGCCGTCCTGGCCCAGACCTGCTACCGCATGAAGCCTCGGCCGGCCGCGGCTCGGCTGACGGCTGACGGCGGCCTCGACATCATTTTTGCCGAACCCGTCGCCCGCCCGACCCCGGGACAGGTGGCCGTCCTCTACGACGCCCACGGCCGGGTGTTGGCCGGCGGCGAGATCATTGCCGCCCCCGGCCTTGTCATCCCGGAAAACCTTGGCTAA
- a CDS encoding adenylyl-sulfate kinase, giving the protein MPAAIWFTGLPGSGKSALARAVCHYLTLAGGDVALLELDDRRKAYFPKPTYSEGEREKAYKLFAEEAAGLYRKHTGLVVMDASAPRRAMRDYARSLMPHFAEIHVRCSLATAMAREAARPEGKVMAGLYAKAMMRKATGRDFPGLGQVIGVDVPFEEDPAAECVVDAERLSIEEGRDLVLAFLRAWPPVWEK; this is encoded by the coding sequence ATGCCTGCCGCCATTTGGTTCACCGGACTGCCCGGCTCGGGCAAGAGCGCCCTGGCCCGGGCCGTGTGCCACTATCTGACCCTTGCCGGGGGCGATGTGGCGTTGCTCGAACTCGACGACCGGCGCAAGGCCTATTTTCCCAAGCCCACCTACAGCGAGGGCGAACGCGAAAAGGCCTACAAGCTTTTTGCCGAGGAAGCGGCCGGTCTGTACCGGAAGCATACAGGGTTGGTGGTCATGGATGCCTCGGCCCCGCGCCGGGCCATGCGCGATTATGCCCGGTCGCTTATGCCGCACTTCGCCGAAATCCACGTCCGCTGCTCCCTGGCCACGGCCATGGCCCGGGAGGCGGCCCGGCCCGAAGGCAAGGTCATGGCCGGCCTCTATGCCAAGGCCATGATGCGCAAAGCCACCGGCCGCGACTTCCCGGGTCTGGGACAGGTCATTGGCGTGGACGTGCCCTTCGAGGAAGACCCGGCCGCCGAATGCGTGGTGGACGCCGAACGGTTGTCCATCGAGGAAGGACGCGACCTCGTGCTGGCCTTCCTGCGCGCCTGGCCGCCGGTCTGGGAGAAATGA
- a CDS encoding DUF1848 domain-containing protein: protein MLISASRRTDIPAFYSRWFMNRIRAGFCEVANPFNAAQISRVSLLPEDVAAIVFWTRDPRPMLPHQPELATMGHEAFFLVTLLDNPRPLDPKCPGPEVSVPAFRDLAAALPGRVAWRYDPIALTAATPPDWHRRTFARLAAALAGHTDRVIVSFVEPYRKIAKRLAAAAAQGFAPLDVPEAERLRLLLDLRDMAAAHSLTLTTCCQPADYAAAGIAASRCIDGDWIAARTGRAVTADRDPGQRPGCGCAKSRDIGAYDRCLFGCACCYATTSFDRARTAYARHDPDGVRL from the coding sequence GTGCTCATAAGCGCCAGCCGGCGCACGGACATCCCGGCCTTCTACAGCCGTTGGTTCATGAACCGGATCAGGGCCGGCTTTTGCGAAGTGGCCAACCCTTTCAACGCCGCCCAGATCAGCCGCGTGTCGCTTCTTCCCGAGGACGTCGCCGCCATTGTCTTCTGGACCCGCGACCCGCGTCCCATGCTGCCCCATCAGCCCGAACTCGCCACCATGGGCCACGAGGCCTTCTTCCTCGTCACGCTCCTGGACAACCCCCGGCCCCTGGACCCCAAATGCCCCGGCCCGGAGGTTTCCGTGCCGGCTTTCCGCGATCTCGCCGCCGCCCTGCCCGGCCGGGTGGCTTGGCGCTACGACCCCATCGCCTTGACCGCCGCCACGCCGCCCGACTGGCATCGCCGCACCTTCGCCCGGCTGGCCGCCGCCCTGGCCGGCCACACCGACCGCGTCATCGTCAGCTTCGTCGAACCCTATCGCAAAATCGCCAAACGCCTGGCCGCCGCCGCTGCGCAAGGCTTTGCCCCCCTCGATGTTCCCGAGGCCGAACGCCTGCGCCTGCTGCTCGACCTGCGCGATATGGCCGCCGCCCATTCCCTGACGCTTACGACCTGCTGCCAGCCGGCCGACTACGCCGCCGCCGGCATCGCCGCCTCGCGCTGCATCGACGGCGACTGGATCGCCGCCCGGACCGGACGCGCCGTGACCGCCGACCGCGACCCCGGCCAGCGCCCGGGCTGCGGCTGCGCCAAAAGCCGCGACATCGGGGCCTACGACCGCTGCCTGTTCGGCTGCGCCTGCTGCTACGCCACCACAAGTTTCGACCGCGCCCGCACGGCCTACGCCCGTCACGATCCCGACGGCGTCAGGTTGTGA
- a CDS encoding D-serine ammonia-lyase codes for MDAALVAGLRAAKPVCFVNPGRRPMAEIRDTLPVTLADIEAARDRFAWFAPLLARLFPELAPAEGVVESPLLSVPGLARRLHEAGLPETDRVYLAADHALPVVGSVKARGGLHAVLCVAERLALAEGLLAGPGDDCLRLAEPAARAFFAGHTLSVGSTGNLGLSIGVFGRGLGFAVVVHMSAEATAWKKDRLRAAGAVVVEHAGDYAAACAVARAEAAGNDRLHFIDDENSVDLFTGYGVAGLRLPAKLAAAGLTVSPETPLCLHLPCGVGGAPGGIALGARLALDDAALCFTVEPTKAPAVLLGLATGRHAGIDAREWGLTGPTVADGLAVTRPSALACACLEHVLDGALTVTDARMLRLVGEAHAADGLRLEPSAAAALAGPLAVRRAGFPALAGRPAVHLLWATGGSLLPDAVFAELLTQAGACACS; via the coding sequence ATGGACGCCGCCCTTGTTGCCGGCCTGCGCGCCGCAAAACCCGTGTGTTTCGTCAATCCCGGCCGCCGGCCCATGGCCGAGATCCGGGACACGTTGCCCGTCACCCTGGCCGACATTGAAGCGGCGCGGGACCGGTTTGCCTGGTTCGCGCCGCTTTTGGCGCGTCTTTTTCCTGAACTCGCGCCGGCCGAAGGCGTGGTCGAATCGCCGCTTCTGTCCGTGCCGGGCCTGGCCCGCCGGCTCCATGAAGCCGGCCTGCCCGAAACCGACCGGGTCTATCTGGCCGCCGACCATGCCCTGCCCGTGGTCGGCTCGGTCAAGGCGCGCGGCGGCCTCCACGCCGTCTTGTGCGTGGCCGAGCGCCTGGCCCTGGCCGAGGGTCTGCTCGCTGGCCCCGGCGACGACTGCCTCCGGCTGGCCGAACCTGCCGCCCGGGCCTTCTTCGCCGGCCATACCCTCTCCGTCGGTTCCACCGGCAACCTGGGCCTGTCCATCGGCGTTTTTGGCCGGGGGCTGGGGTTTGCCGTGGTGGTTCACATGTCGGCCGAAGCCACGGCCTGGAAAAAAGACCGCCTGCGCGCCGCCGGCGCCGTGGTGGTCGAACACGCCGGCGACTATGCCGCCGCCTGCGCCGTGGCCCGGGCCGAAGCGGCCGGCAACGACCGCCTGCATTTCATTGACGACGAAAATTCCGTTGATCTCTTCACCGGCTACGGCGTGGCCGGCCTGCGGTTGCCGGCCAAATTGGCTGCTGCCGGCCTGACCGTCTCGCCGGAAACCCCACTGTGCCTGCACCTGCCCTGCGGCGTGGGCGGCGCGCCGGGCGGCATTGCCCTGGGCGCGCGTCTGGCTCTGGACGACGCCGCCTTGTGCTTTACCGTCGAACCGACCAAGGCCCCGGCCGTGCTCCTGGGATTGGCCACCGGCCGCCATGCCGGCATCGACGCCCGGGAATGGGGCCTGACCGGCCCCACCGTGGCCGACGGCCTGGCCGTGACCCGCCCCTCGGCCCTGGCCTGCGCCTGCCTGGAGCATGTCCTTGACGGCGCGCTCACCGTCACCGACGCCCGGATGCTGCGTCTGGTCGGCGAAGCCCACGCCGCCGACGGCCTGCGCCTGGAACCCTCGGCCGCCGCCGCCCTGGCCGGCCCCCTGGCCGTGCGCCGGGCCGGCTTCCCGGCCCTGGCCGGCCGTCCGGCCGTCCACCTCCTCTGGGCCACCGGCGGCAGCCTGCTCCCCGACGCCGTATTCGCCGAACTGCTCACCCAGGCCGGAGCCTGCGCGTGCTCATAA